In the Actinomycetota bacterium genome, one interval contains:
- a CDS encoding NAD(P)/FAD-dependent oxidoreductase codes for MRQAVVIGSGHNGLVAAAYLARAGWAVTVLERRDVVGGATVTEELAPGFRVSTASYSLSLLRPRIHAELDLATHGLVIQPKDPQLFAPLPGGRHLLVWRDPARTRSEIERIAPGDADGYARYGAFLDAAVRLIRPAFEAPEPPALADLERQLPEEVFRHAIVGSASETVSRFFASDELRGIFGSQGIIGASVPPSAPGTAWVLTYHALGGELCGATGTWAYVRGGMGGVSRALAAAAAEAGAAIRTSAPVARVVQERDRVRGVVLEDGTEIGADAVLSCADPVRTGGLMEAVPERYAQRLSAWRTASPVVKVNLALRELPSFVSSPGTEPAPQHAGTIEVSPSLGYLEEAYAEAAGGAVSRRPWMEVFIQSVTDPTLAPGGGHVLSAFAQYAPSGLSDALGRISDADRAGWERLRAAAGDAVVETLAEHAPNLPDAIVARQVLGPPDLEDRFGLTGGNIFHGEMTPEQCFDGRFTARTGVRGLYLCGSGAHPGGAVTGAPGRNAAHCAMSDA; via the coding sequence ATGAGGCAGGCGGTCGTCATCGGATCGGGTCACAACGGGCTCGTCGCCGCCGCGTACCTGGCCCGGGCTGGCTGGGCGGTCACGGTGCTCGAGCGGCGTGACGTCGTGGGCGGCGCCACGGTCACGGAGGAGCTGGCCCCCGGCTTCCGCGTCTCAACCGCCTCCTACTCGCTCTCGCTGCTGCGTCCGCGTATCCACGCCGAGCTGGACCTGGCCACGCACGGCCTCGTGATACAGCCGAAGGACCCCCAGCTCTTCGCGCCCCTGCCCGGTGGACGGCACCTCCTCGTCTGGCGCGACCCGGCCCGGACCCGGTCCGAGATCGAGCGCATCGCGCCCGGCGACGCGGACGGCTACGCGCGGTACGGCGCGTTCCTCGACGCGGCGGTTCGGCTCATCCGGCCTGCCTTCGAGGCCCCTGAGCCCCCGGCGCTGGCCGACCTCGAGCGACAGCTGCCAGAGGAGGTCTTCCGGCATGCCATCGTCGGCTCCGCGTCCGAGACGGTCTCCCGGTTCTTCGCCTCCGACGAGCTCCGCGGGATCTTCGGGTCCCAGGGGATCATCGGTGCGTCGGTCCCGCCCAGCGCGCCCGGGACGGCCTGGGTCCTGACCTACCACGCGCTCGGGGGCGAGCTCTGCGGTGCGACCGGCACCTGGGCGTACGTCCGGGGCGGGATGGGCGGCGTGTCCCGGGCGCTGGCCGCGGCCGCCGCCGAGGCCGGAGCCGCCATCCGGACCTCCGCGCCCGTGGCGCGGGTCGTCCAGGAGCGGGACCGAGTCCGGGGCGTCGTGCTCGAGGACGGGACCGAGATCGGGGCGGACGCTGTCCTCTCGTGCGCCGACCCGGTGCGGACAGGCGGCCTCATGGAGGCGGTCCCCGAGCGGTACGCGCAGCGGCTGTCCGCCTGGCGGACCGCGAGCCCCGTGGTGAAGGTGAACCTGGCCCTCCGCGAGCTCCCCAGCTTCGTCTCCTCGCCGGGGACCGAGCCCGCCCCCCAGCACGCCGGGACGATCGAGGTCTCGCCGTCGCTGGGCTACCTGGAGGAGGCGTACGCGGAGGCGGCCGGGGGCGCCGTATCACGCCGTCCGTGGATGGAGGTGTTCATCCAGTCGGTCACCGACCCGACCCTCGCCCCCGGAGGCGGACACGTTCTGTCGGCGTTCGCGCAGTACGCACCGTCGGGCCTGTCCGACGCCCTCGGACGCATATCGGACGCAGACCGCGCAGGGTGGGAGCGTCTCCGTGCCGCGGCCGGGGACGCCGTGGTCGAGACGCTGGCCGAGCACGCGCCGAACCTCCCGGACGCGATCGTCGCCCGGCAGGTGCTCGGACCTCCCGACCTCGAGGACCGGTTCGGCCTCACGGGCGGGAACATCTTCCACGGCGAGATGACCCCGGAACAGTGCTTCGACGGGCGGTTCA